In Camelus bactrianus isolate YW-2024 breed Bactrian camel chromosome 5, ASM4877302v1, whole genome shotgun sequence, the DNA window TGTCAAGTGGTAACTGTGTTATCAGatcaaaaaaaaagacacagagacaATTAAAGGAGCTAAAGAAATCTTCACAAAAATCATAACAGCCTCAGAAAGATAAGAGGAAATATTACATCCATGAGGCAAGAAAGAGgtgccataaaaggaaaaattagagaaCAAAAAAGcctattagaaatttaaaatatgaaagcagAAATTTTAAGTCCTAATTCAAAGGTTGAGAGATAAAGTTAAGGATAATTTCATGGAAACTGGAAAGATGAAGAtactgaaaaacaaattaaaagtgaCAAAAAATATTAGAGAGTCAATTGGGGGATTTAACAGCCAAATAAAAGGAGtcaaaaaggagaaggaaaagtaaaaggaaaaaagtatcaaagaaataatacaagaaaatttCACAGAACCTGAGTTTCCAGATTAAGAGGATTCACCAGGTACTGagcaaaatgaatgagaaaagaacCCCTAATGTGGCACATAATCATGTGTTCTAATACTACAAGGATAAAAAGAATATTCTAAAAGTTCCTAAGAGAAAATTCAGTCACATACAACAGATCAAGAATCAGAATAGCATTAGAAGTGTCAACAGTGACTGTAGAagctaaaagaaattaagaaaaatctgcaaaattcCAAGGGAAAATGAATTCTGACCTGCAATACAATACTTGGCCAAAATACCAATCACATGCAAGAGTAGAACAAAGACTTTTTTGGAAATTCAAAGTGTCTAAAAGGTTATCTACTTTATatcctttctcagaaaaataaggGAGTAAACCAAAAGtatgatagctaacatttctataGCTATATTTATGGTATCATAAGCATTCTTCtaaatggggtgtgtgtgtgtgtaatcatttaatttaatcttcatagAAATTAGCTGAATAACatcattatccacattttacaagCAGGTAGAGGAAGGTTAAACGAATTGCCCCTAGTCTCAAAGCCCCTAAGTAGCAgtagtctggctccagaggccATGCCCTTAatgaaagaggaaattttaaCACCCACTCATGAAAAGAATATCCTCACCCTGATAAAGGGCCTCCATGAAAAATCTTTGGCTAACATCATATTTAGTagagaaagactgaatgctttatCCCTAAGATTGTGAACAGGGCAAAGATGTCTACTCTTACAACTTCTATTAAGCATTgtactggagaaaaataaataaaaggcataaaaggaagaaataaaactatctttattCTCAGGTGATCTGATTGTGTACAtataaaatccaaaagaatctttaaaaataaaactaccagaactaataagtgaatttacTAAGATACCAGAATACAAGGTCAATATACATAACTCAGTTATATTTCTACAtactagaaagaaaaaacttttaaaaattaaataccattTATAGTAACATTTGAATAACCATAAAACACTgagggataaatttaacaaaatgtgtACAAAATCTATGTACTAAAAACTGTGAAACATTGTCAAGACAAATTAGAAAAGATCTAAATAATTGGAGAATGAtgccatgctcatggattggaagactcaatattgttaagatgttcattttctccaaattgacctatagattcaacataatccagatcaaaattccagcaaaatattttgtagaaattaGCAAtcagattctaaaatttatctgtAAATGTAGTTAaagcaatttagaaaaaaaaaggagcaggCCTGAAGAATAATCGTTCAGATTGGAGCAGGGATATGAAGGGCTCAAGGAGAAAGGTCTCCAGGAAAGAAGAATATAGATACAGATTATCTGATGTTTATTACCTTGACATATGGTACTGATGTAATGAAAAGTACATGGAAAAATTACTATCGTTAATtccagggaaaacaaaatttgtacAAAAAAGGGAAATGTAAACATTTTACCCAACTGTGAGTTATTTTTTTATGTAGTCATTTTAACTTAAACACTGAATGTTGATTTAACAAAAAAAGTGTGGTATTCATGTCCTGGGAGAATGGGGGAGGCAGTGTTTGTGTTTGCTTGGACTGGGGGGTGGAAGCAGGAGAGAGTGCTAAATCCACAGAAGCCAAAATAGGAAGTCAAAAGATGATAcctaaaactcagaaaaaaatctcGAGAGCTAGCAGAATAAAGATGATATTTAGAAATATGTAGACCGTTGTTGAATGAAACAGCTATGAGTGTTGAAAGCTGTTGTCTTTACCTGGGGGGAAGCAGGAAGGGGGACTGCTGCTGGTTTTCATTATAAGCTTTATAAagctgttttgcttttctttttttcttttttttttttttgcttttttaaataatgtaggGGGAAATACTTtgataaaaaaggaaaactaatctTAAAAAGTTTGCACTAACatattctgcttatttttatttgtttcattctttaattcatttcTACCCTCAGGGTTGGAAGAAGGATTTTTTTGATTGaattatagttggtttacaatgttgtgttaacttctggtatACAGTGTAGGGATTcggtaatatatatatattctttttcatattctttttcattataggctattacaaagtattgaatatagttccctgtgctgtacagtaggaccttgctgtttatccagTTTCATGATATTCTCCTTGTAATTTCAATTGGACAAGATCCTCTGCCCAAGTTCAGTAGATagtctgtgagaattgttccacatgtagatgtatttctGATGTACTTGTGGAAAAGAGTGAGCTCCACGTCCTTCTATTCCACTTCTTGAAGCTGACGACCTCCAGATGAAGAATCTTGAGTTTAAAAACAGACTAGCAGGATGGATAATAGCAGTCACTGTGAGAGCCCAGCTGTTAGTCACTTGTGGCTTTCTGGGTCAAACCCAGAGAACTTTGGTCCCTCTAACCTCTGTGTAGAAACAGCAAAATGCTATACAGTCATGCCTCCTTGCTCTATTGTACTTCTCTTCATTGAAACTTGCAGatattgggttttgtttttttttacaaaggtTGAAGTTTTGTGGCAACCCTTAcctcaagcaagtctatcagaaccatttttccaacagcatttgctcactagTGACCTTTGATGTCActgttgcaaaaagattatgattcaCTGAAGGTTCAGATAGTGGTTAGCAATTTTCaccaataaagtatttttaattagggtatgtacattttttagacatagtGCTATTGCATACCTGATAGACTACAGTATAGAgtgaataaaactttttttatatgcactgggaaaccaaacaaATGCAAGCAACTGGCTTTATCTCGATATTCACTTTACTGCAGTGATCTGGAACCAAAACCACAATATAATTCTTGATTAGTGGTCATCTATGGGAAGATATCTCTGGAAAGACCCTTAGACCAAAGCggaaattatcattttatttcatctgcATCTATAAGACTTTCAGCCTCTAAAATACTCTAAGATGCAAGTTGCTGGGAAAGAGGCAGTCTTAAACCACTacagaataaaatacagattatcaATTAATATTTTTGCTGGAACCAGTAAGAATGGGCCACCACATAAGGAGGCAACAGATAGTAAGGGGGCTGTGGTTGACCAGAAGGGGAACTGTGTAGGGGGAAATAACATAATTCAACATGATAACTTGGGGGCTGGAATATTTTTACCAAGCCTACAAAAcaaatttccaaaatttaaaatcagCAAGCATTGTGCAGAACACACATTCACATCGCAATCCCTGTCCCCCATCCAGTCCATGATGTTTACCCCATCCCTAACCCCAATTCCATCCCTGACTCCCATCTCTGACCCTTGCCCCACTCCTCTCTTAAGATGCGCCGCATCCCTGGTCCCAGCCCCATCCTGAACGTTGAGTTCCTCTCTGAGGTGAGCCATCTCCCTGACCTTGACCAGATATCTAATCTCTACCCTATCTAGTGAACGAAACACCAGTTTTTGATATTTTCATACACCATGTTATTTCAATACCAACATCCTGGTATCTTTACAGGTCTGAAATCCaaaccattgagctatacccagaGAACTACACACTCCATTTAAAAATCTAACTGAACAATGTGTATTGTTTGAAGAGAATTCTGACTACATCCCTGCCTTGTTTAAAATACTTCCAAGTTATTTACTGCTGTTGGGTTCCCACTTTGCAGGTTACTAGTGAGGCCAAGCTTCTTTTCAGACATGTATTAGTCATTTGTATTTCCCCAGACCCAGTATGTATCCTTATTTACTTACTGAAGCCCCGATGGAGTTGTCTTTGAGGCAGCAGAGGATAAAGGAAGATAAGCATTGAGTTACACAGTAGAAGAGGTGGAAGGGGAattaggggagggagggagaggatggaggTTGCCAGGCCCAGTTCCCAGCCTTCCTCTTTGGATTCTTTCCacattcttctgtcttctctcctgAATCAAATGTATCTCTTAGGGCTTGAGCCCTTAACTCCTTCCTCACTAACCTGCTTGTAGAGTCTCAAGTATACAGGCCAAGGCATCTCCATCCTGCTCTCAGAAAGAGCATCTTAGACACAGATCCAAAGAAGATGGTGACCCTTCCAGTGATACTGTTTTGCTCCAGCCACTAACTAGACTAAATAGCAATGGCCACTATTATACCCACTAATCCATTCCTGACATTCACTCCATTTCTAACACCCCTTCCTGAGGCTCACCCCCAAATTCATCCCATTCCTAAGCTTTACTCCATATCTGGTCCCAAGCTTATCTCCACCCTCCCTGAATCTCACTCAACCTCATCCTCAGCCTCTCTCTATTTCTGGATCTCTCCCTATTCCTGACATTCATCCTTCTCTGACCATCCACCTTATCACAAGCTGCCATCCCATCCCTGGTCCCCCTAGACTTCATCTCAGACTCCAATCTCAAccccattctgagttaatttttgtatgtggtgtaaggtaagggtccaatTTCCTTCTTGTGCATGTGCCTATCGAATTTTTccagcacaatttgttgaaagactattctttccccatttgaatagtcttggcatccttgttgaaaatcatttaaCCATTTATGcttaggtttatttctgaactcttttCTCAGGTTCTCTTTATCTTTTGGCTCCATCAGCCTAAAAACATCGGGCACACTTTTTGCCTCATTGTCAAAAAAGTGGCTGTCTCAGCTCCACACATCATATCTTATAACTATATTCAAAGACAAGaaccaggtgtgtgtgtgtgtgtttaaacagGAATATTTCTTAGGCGTCCCTTGGCCCCAGCAGACTTCCTCTTAAGCAATGGTGCACTGGAGCCACTTTGTACCTGTTTGTGAAAGCAGATtattacattttctaaatttcctgAGCTGGTTGCTAAACACGATCACCCTTGAAATCGGCCACGGTGGGAGCATTTATTTACACCATAGAACATGGCAAATACTACAAATCAGGATGTTTCCCCCAAGAAGAAAGGTTTACCAGCACACTATTACCTTTAAGTCTCAGTAGTCAGAACCAGATGATATGGCCACTCCTGGCTGAAGAGAGTCTTAGAAAGTGAGTGTCTGTCATTCTCAGCCTCTCTCAAGGGACTTTGCTagaaggcaaggaaagagaaagTTGGGGAAGCAACTAATGATGTTTGACATCACTGGTTCCCAATGGTGGAAACTTTTATAGTTACTTAAATGAGTGTCTTCAAAGACTCTCTGCCAGAAGACAGAGGGCTGTGGGCTCAATGGTTGGATGGACCAAGCTCTAGCAGTTGACATGATGATTATGGTAAGAGGTGGGGCCAAGGCACACAATGGGGGCCTGGTAAGGATGTGGCCTCAGCAACTCCCTGTAACCAGAATGGCAGGCTGCCTTGACATGCAGACTGTGAACAGTCAGAGGATATGAAGCTTGGAATGGAtggtgaagggaagggaagagcccTGTGTGGGGGTCTTAGAGGGTGGTAGAAGTGTTCCCTGAAGAAGAGCCAACAAAGGAAGGCCTGCTGTCCTTGACCGAGAACTCCTTGCTGATCAGGCCATGGATGGCCATGATCCTGAGGAGTCCGTGGCGAAACTTCTGGCCAATGAAGACATAGATGAGAGGATTGAGGCAGCTGTGGAGGAAGCCCAGGATCTCAGTGGCATCCAGGGCCCGGCCTATGTCATTGCGACGCTCACAAGTCTCTGAGATCACCCGCATCCTCATGAGGGTGTCTGCGATCAGGACCAGGTGGTAGGGCAGCCAGCAGAGCAGGAAGACGAGCACCACAGCAAAGATGACCCGCATGGCCCGGTGCTTCTGCCCCATGTGGGCTGCAAACAGCGTGCGCAGGGTGAATCCGTAGCAGAACAGCATGACCAGCAGGGGCACGAGGAAGCCAAAGGTCTGGGGAAGAGCCCGCATCACCATCCGCCATTTTGTTGTATTGGCACCCAAGTCTTCATAGCAGACTGGGCTCGAAAAGGGCGGTCGATAGGCCTCACGGAAGAGGAAGATGGGCAGGGCCAGGATCAAGGACAGGGTCCAGATGCCTAAGCATATGAACTTGACCCAGTGCCGCTTCTGAGTCAGTGTGCGTGTGGCATGGACAATGGCCAGGTAGCGGTCCACACTGATGCAGGCCAGCAGTAGAATACCACTGTAGAAGTTGACTTCCTTCAGGAGTGAGACCGCCTTACACAAGGGTGTGCCAAAGATCCAGCCCTTTGCCTTGGAGGCGGCCCAGATAGGCAAGGTCAAGGCAAAGAGCAGGTCAGCCATGGCCAGGTTCAGCAGGTAGACATCGGTGACAGAGCGGCCCACCCGGCTATATAAGATGACCAGCATCACCAGGGAGTTTCCCAGCAGGCTAAGCAGGAAGACCAGAGCATAGATGACAACCACGGCATACTTGTTGAGTGTCTCAGTGTCTATCTTACAGGGAGTATAATGTTCTTCTGTGGGTGGCGTGCCAGTGATATTTTCAAACTCATAAAACTGCCAATCAGTGTAATTCGAAAAATCTGCCACGAATACAGTCATGGTTTGATCTAGTTGAAAgattagaaggaaagaaagatggtTTAATAACTCAGATTCAAGTCGTTCTCATCATGGATGGGAGCACAGTTACTGGGGTATCTTTTGCTTCTCTGCTGCCTTGGCAACCGAAGATCCCTTCCCTCACCTGCAACCCAAACTTCTTTAGAGATCAGCTTCACCATGCTGTCAACTTCCTGTAACTCTGAGGTCTGCCCTGAGTATGGGAAAAGATGGACTACAGGGGGAAAAAtgtattaaagggaaaaaaacggattacagggaaaaaaaactgcTGTTGGTCAGCCCAGTAACGGCATCAACTCTACCTAAAACACTACCTCTGTGCTCTCTTTGACCGTCTGCATCCCCAGCCATGTCTGTGCACTCACATGGGAGGACCAGTTTGATCCTACATATTCGGGGCAAGCCAGCATTAGGAAAAGTGGAAGGAGGCAAATCTGCTCTCAGATATCTCTTTCTATGTCATCTTCCCTCCTATGTCCTTCCTGATTGTTGTTTGACCTTCTTAAAATCTGCTGAGGGAAGGAAATGACAGCAGTGGGTTGCATTCAAGTGTACTTTAAGCCTTCTATCGAAAGGAGCAATAAATGTTTTGTTCCTCTGTCTAAAGGAAGTGTTAGCATTTGAGAGAAGTTCCCATCCGGGTCCCTGAAATCACCCCTAAACATCCACAGACTCATCCAGctgtcttcaaatatctttttaaacTGTGAAGCATTGGTTGAAGCAAAATCCTACTAGAAGCCCAATATGTAAGAGATAAAAGTTCATCTactggggaagaaggaagggttGCTCTCTCTACACAGACAGCTGCTAAGAGGTTCTGCCAAAACCCCCAAGGGTCTTCAGAGAACAATCTGAAAACTTAAGAAAAGTTACCAAGACTGAAAATAAGGGTAGCTGGTATACAGTCCTCATTCTATCCTGATTCTATCATtaataagctgtgtgaccttgagctggTCCTTTTCCCTCTACagatttccattttctcatctgtaaattgaaaaAAACGGAGTAAATAACCCCTGAGTTGCTTCCAGGCCTGAGGTCCTATGAGTTCATTCAGATCCATGTATTTCATTATCCCTGCCAGTAATGCATTTTCACAGCAGACAAAGTCTTAAAGCAAAGCAGTAAACATCCAACTGGGGAAAGTCATCCTCTTCCCCATAAAAAGGAGAGGTATGAAGAGAGGAGGCAAGAAGGctgtggcctccttgtcaccaaCTACAGCCATAGATGAGATCAGGTTTTACTATACCATCacaagggaggaggcaggaaaccAACCGAGCAGAAATCACAGGTCCAAGACAAATGGATGCATTTTCTAGAATAGAGTCAAAGCAAGTCACCCTACCCCAATGACAATTCTGGCAAACAGAGGTGGCTTCCTACCTTAGTCACCAGTCATGTGCATCCAACTGTAAGAACCTGGAGCTCAGAGACCAGAGTGACTTCACTCTGAGAGGGAACTTGATGAATAAAGTGAACTAGGGAAGCCACACTACAGCATGCCACCTCCCTGAGCCCTGCCCACAACTACATTTGGAGAACAGGTTAAGTCAAGTgatcacagggcatcagacactCCCAGGGTCCATATGTCCAAGCAGGGAAACCAGGCATGAAGATGGAGTTAAGGGTCCATTATCTGAATTCTCCACTCTGTGGATGACTagttttattctcttctttttcttgcatttattttcatttgaaagcttCCAACTTGCCTGACATGAATAAAGGGGAAAGGACTTGACTTTGTACAGTAGAGACTTCAGAAGGAGTCCCCTGTAGGAAGGCCTTGTGGGAGTCTGCCACTGGGAGGTACTAGAGGGAAACTCAGTGGGAAGGAGATGGAGATTGCCCTTGAGCTGTGATTGGACAGCAAGCACACAATTTTTACTGAAACTCTAAGCTTCTTTGAGGTGGAGATGTTGGTGGAGATTTGGCAGGAGAACTAATCCCCCTCCACTGCCAGCTGCTCCTTTGAACAACCACTGCCAATGAACCATTCTTGATTAGAATGGCCCTGAGGCTGGGGGTCATTCTTGGAGGCTGGGTGGACAACAGGGAGACCACAGGAGCTGGGGCAGCTGGTGAGTGGAGGAGTAGAGGTAATGTCATTCTCCCCGCTCTCAGTAATGAAGGATAGCATCTCTGGGAACCCGCCTTAGCTGCTCCCAGCAGCTGATGTCTGTCCCTTGGCTTTACCTTTGGTAACCACTTCTCCATGACAACATGAAGGCTATTGTCCAGTCATGATGTGTTTACAACTGCAGCCTGCCCCACTAGACAGTGGGCTGCTGGAGACCCTCTCTGATTCATCTTCAGAGCCTCTTCCAGGGAATCGAGGAAGTGCTCACTCAATGGTTGTAGAATAACTGAAGTTAGACACATCTCCTTTGATTCCTGCATCGTGGATCCCCACTGTGACTCAGAGTGTCCATCACTTTCAGTCATAGAGTCTATATAAGGAAGATATGCCTGAAAGTTTCACTTCCATACAGCCAGGCTGGTCTGTCTGTCCTTTCCAAACCGTCTTCTACTGATTAGAGTTAGTGCTAATCTGTGCAAGTGTAAACTCTGCCCCTTCTGTAAATGCCAAATTTATCTTGGCACTGTGCCTACCATTCTGCCACTGGCaagcatattttttaaactaagtcATGCTGTCCTCCTGGATTCTCTTATTATTTATAAGTAATAGCAGGAAGTATAAGGAAGCAATTGCCCTGGGGCTACCCAAGCTTTGCCTTTACAGGTGCTCTGATGCCTAGACTAGAATGGACTTGAAGATGGGGTAGTCCCTGTAGGGAACAGTCATTCCTCCTATTAATCTTCTAGGGAAAATGTAGCTCCTGGGCAGAAAATGGGGAACACAGGAGAAAATAGACTGTCTGGGGTCTGGACTGCAAAAGTCTACATGCACTCAAGTGCAAGCTGAAAGAGTCTTTGCCACAAGGGGGCAGCAGCCACTGGACACGGAAATCTTTGCAAGGAAAGGATCTATTGAGAAAGATCAAAGCAAGAGCGGCCGGATCTAACACCTAGCTCTAAGACCCTCTTTTTTCCTAAGCCCTCAGTCAAGTTGGTTCAGCATTTCAGTTTATTTCAACTAATCACTCGGGTATTAAGGGAGGGTCTGATCCTCCCTCCAGCCTGAGGAGTAAAAGAGAAGGAGCCCCTTCTGGATGAGCATGGGAGTGGCAATGATGGTAGCTTAGGTCTCCAGTGGGAAGATGATCTGGAGGACAAGagttgaaaagaatctttccCTCCGTGGTAAGAAAGAGCATTTCACTGAAGAAGGGGGAAAGGCACATACAGATGAGCTTGGAATAAAATTTTATCCATTTGAAGATGTTTCAGCAAGTTCGCCCACCCAACGTATCTTCTGCACCTCCTTTCCCACTTATAACAGCTCCCTCTTAGATGAATCTATGTTCCTAAGGGGAAAGCATTTTTCCATTCTGTGCAGAACATCCAGTGCCACAAACATTGTTATGACATGTGCAGCTCGAATGCCAGTCCTCTGGCAAAATGTGGAGGACTGTTCTTGCTATTCTGTTTTAGAAATGGCAGCTTCTATGCATAATATGGCTATAATCATATCTATTTCATCCCTCTGTCAGCTTTGATGCCAGCATCAGCATCTCTTCACATCCCTGCAGAAGAATCCACCTGGACCTGGGGACCAAAGTAGAGGCAAGGGAGGTGGAAGAGAAGGGTTCACTCTTCTCCCCCAGTGATGGTCTCCATTGCCATAGTGACACGTTCAAGGGCAAGTTTGTGACCTAAGATGATCCCACTCAGAGCCAAGTTCAGGATGGCTGTTTAATAACTGTGGAAAAGCAAGTATGTAGTCTTGTTGCTGCTGCAAGCCATTTTGCTGCCATAAATGGCCAACCAGGCCAAAGACAAAAACTAACATTTGGAGGAAGGCAGAACCAAGAGAATCACAGAGAAATGGAGCCAGCGTCCTGAACATACCATGCCCAGAGGTCATCTTCTCTGTGTACTTTTCAGTTACAAGAGCCAATAAATTGTCTTCTTGTTAAGACCTGTTCAAGTGGTGTTTTCTGCTACACACAAGCAAAACTGGGCCCAACAGAGAATTCTGAAGCCAACAGTGATCTAGgatgagaggagaggggagggaatggCAGCATGTCCTGAAGTCGGGGCTGTGACAGTCAGGACAGCGACAGGACTTGGCAGGGGCGTGACCTGGGCAGGTGCAGACTTCCCAACCTGATTGCCAGGCTCTGGTGGAACCCACAGAGGAACCTGGGAGAACGAGCAGATGAAAACCCACCTGAAGACACTGTCCTGAATGAACTCAGAAATCCTCACAAGGGACCCAGAAACCCCTGCTTTGGGGCCAGGCAGACCATGATTCAAATATTGGCATTCCTTTAACAGTttatgaccttgggcatgttTCTTAACATGTATCATAATATGCTTATCCTTATCAAAATGGGGATACTTGCCTCATGGAGCCATGTGATGATGAAACAGGACAAGATCACGAGCTCTAAAGCCAAACCACCTCGatgcaaatcccagctctgcccctggccAGTTGGGCGCCCTCGGGAAGTTCAGATACTCACTCGGTTTTCTCCTctggaaaatgagaataaaagtaGGAGGCAGCTCATAGGATTGCTATGAGGAtcaatgagttaatacatgtgaagtgcttagcacagtatctggcaGATAATGAATTTTCGATGACATTTTGCTGTCTTTATAAAGACATATTTATACACGACACGACCCCCACAGTGCTGTTGGGGGAATATGTACCAAACTCACTAAACAGTACAAATTCTCTGACCCTGCAATCCCACCGAATGTGagggagggaagcaaggaaagaagtaggaagggagagaggatggAAGGAGCGAGGACAAAGTttaccagaaataaataaataaaatctgattATATTTCAATGCCCTTCAAACAACTTTTATACAAATGGGTTCTGTACAATGGAACGTTATGTTTCTATTAAACACAATGTATAACTACAATCACCGCTCTGGAAAGATTCCTACAATAGAACGCTGAGTAGAAGTAAAGgtaaggaatatatatatgaatatatgtgtaagtgaatcactcCACTGCACCCCAGAAGTGagcatattataaatcaactataattcaatttaaaatttttttaatttaataaataaataaatagcactgTGATGGCCGTTTTCCCTCTCTTCACTCAGATCTGCCTGTCCAGCTACGTTTGTGAGCAGATGTCCAGGACTCCTCAACCCTTAAATTACAGTCTCCTCCCCCTCGGGGCCTCCGTGCCACCCACCACCCAGTTCCCTGGTGGTGTACTTTTCAGGCTGGGTTGCACTCATGTTTAGGACTCTTTCTGTTCCGCTGGACTGTGAATAGGCAAGACTCTGACACGGAGGAGTGATGAATAAAGCATCCCTTCCTATCCTCCTCTGTAAAGAACTCTATTTTGCATCCTTAGTGCCCAGCAAAGTGTGTGACATGTACTAGCAGATGCCAAACAGGGAGCAGGTGTGTGACTCTGCAGTCGTACAGGGCCCCGTAATCAGAAGAGCCCTGCCTTTGGGGTCTAATGCTCTGCAGTCATGACCTTGAGATTCTTAATAGTCTTATCTTGGAATTTGTGTTTCATGAGTGAAGTCTGATGGGACAATGGAACATGCATAGGGACTTGGAGCTCAGCTCACGGGCAGTCCCACCTCTTGTTGCCTCCCAGGGATGAGGGGCTCAGCCTCCCATTCCCCCACCCCACAAATGCGCCGAGCCTTAGGGAGTGCATcaataaatagcaaataaaaacactctGTCCCATTAAGAGAAACACcatggaagaaagaaacaagctCTTTTTTCCCGTGTTTTGGAACAAGGAgccctgtgttttcatttttcactggtTCCTGCAAATTATGCAGTCAGCCGGGACACCAAATAAGTATTTGTTAGATGGGTGAGCCAttg includes these proteins:
- the LOC105064001 gene encoding C-X-C chemokine receptor type 2, whose amino-acid sequence is MTVFVADFSNYTDWQFYEFENITGTPPTEEHYTPCKIDTETLNKYAVVVIYALVFLLSLLGNSLVMLVILYSRVGRSVTDVYLLNLAMADLLFALTLPIWAASKAKGWIFGTPLCKAVSLLKEVNFYSGILLLACISVDRYLAIVHATRTLTQKRHWVKFICLGIWTLSLILALPIFLFREAYRPPFSSPVCYEDLGANTTKWRMVMRALPQTFGFLVPLLVMLFCYGFTLRTLFAAHMGQKHRAMRVIFAVVLVFLLCWLPYHLVLIADTLMRMRVISETCERRNDIGRALDATEILGFLHSCLNPLIYVFIGQKFRHGLLRIMAIHGLISKEFSVKDSRPSFVGSSSGNTSTTL